The following proteins are co-located in the Paenibacillus sp. FSL H8-0079 genome:
- the def gene encoding peptide deformylase: protein MSIRIIVQEPDEVLHKRAKEVPKITPNVQKLLDDMADTMYDAEGVGLAAPQVGILKRLIVIDAGDEQGLIKMINPEIIASEGEQFGPEGCLSIPGINGDVRRFETVTVKGLDREGKELIITGSGLLSRAFQHEIDHLDGVLFTDIAEKVYEIAADQTGPRRN, encoded by the coding sequence ATGTCGATTCGCATTATCGTTCAAGAACCAGATGAGGTGCTCCACAAGAGAGCCAAAGAAGTACCGAAAATTACACCGAATGTACAAAAATTGCTGGATGATATGGCTGATACCATGTACGATGCGGAAGGTGTGGGTCTTGCTGCGCCACAGGTCGGCATTTTAAAACGTCTGATCGTTATTGACGCTGGTGATGAGCAAGGACTGATCAAGATGATTAACCCTGAGATTATCGCAAGTGAGGGAGAGCAATTCGGACCGGAAGGTTGTCTGAGTATCCCTGGAATTAATGGTGACGTTCGTCGTTTTGAGACCGTTACGGTAAAGGGTCTGGATCGTGAAGGCAAAGAGTTGATTATTACGGGTAGTGGCCTGTTGTCCCGTGCATTCCAGCATGAAATTGATCATCTGGATGGCGTACTCTTTACGGATATCGCCGAGAAAGTGTACGAAATTGCAGCAGATCAAACGGGACCGCGTCGTAATTAA
- the rsmB gene encoding 16S rRNA (cytosine(967)-C(5))-methyltransferase RsmB produces the protein MSGNIPGRSSGKGQKANGNSSGREGNRRPNSGKSGGASRSQQPKTSARTLAVKVLSAVEQDGAYSNLELNRRLKEADLSPADAGLATELVYGTIARLNTLDYYLERFVAKGVSKLQPWVRSLLRISAYQMIYLDRIPEHAVVSEAVNLAKKLGHQGISGMVNGVLRNMIRNRDELRIPEHLPVAERISLEHSHPLWMVERWIAQYGEETAEAICRANNEPPAVSVRVNTTMTTREKLMHEMTSTGAVVEASQLSSDGILVRSGGNMALTSWYRDGLFSVQDESSMLVAEAVAPEVDQLVLDCCAAPGGKTAHMAEKMQDRGRIVANDVHAHKRQLILDQAERLGLTCIDAVTGDALDLNERYPEASFDRILLDAPCSGLGVIRRKPDVKWTKTVKDIEDIAGLQRELLDHVAPLLKPGGILVYSTCTIEPAENEDMVADFLNRHPEYSPAEASVWSESETANLKVVNGGIQILPQYAHSDGFFIARLTKTVE, from the coding sequence ATGAGCGGTAACATACCAGGTCGTTCGTCAGGAAAAGGCCAGAAAGCTAATGGAAATTCATCTGGACGTGAAGGAAACCGTCGTCCGAATTCGGGTAAATCGGGTGGTGCATCGCGCTCCCAGCAACCCAAAACATCTGCTCGTACATTGGCAGTCAAGGTTCTTAGCGCTGTTGAGCAAGATGGAGCATATAGTAATCTGGAGTTGAACCGTCGTCTGAAAGAGGCGGATTTAAGCCCTGCGGATGCTGGACTAGCTACCGAGTTAGTGTACGGAACAATCGCTAGATTGAATACACTTGATTATTACTTGGAACGTTTCGTTGCAAAAGGAGTATCCAAACTACAACCTTGGGTTCGTAGCCTGCTTCGGATCAGCGCATATCAGATGATCTACCTGGATCGTATTCCGGAACATGCCGTGGTGAGCGAAGCGGTTAATCTGGCGAAGAAACTGGGCCATCAGGGAATCTCGGGTATGGTGAATGGAGTGCTCCGCAATATGATCCGCAATCGGGATGAACTTCGTATTCCAGAACATCTGCCCGTTGCAGAACGTATTTCACTGGAGCATTCCCACCCGTTATGGATGGTTGAACGCTGGATTGCCCAGTACGGCGAAGAGACAGCGGAAGCGATCTGTCGTGCGAATAATGAGCCGCCAGCGGTGAGTGTCCGGGTCAACACAACAATGACCACACGGGAGAAACTGATGCATGAGATGACCAGTACAGGTGCAGTCGTTGAAGCTTCTCAGCTGAGTTCCGATGGAATTCTTGTACGTAGTGGCGGAAACATGGCTCTAACGTCCTGGTATCGGGACGGGTTGTTCTCTGTACAGGACGAAAGTTCCATGCTTGTCGCTGAAGCAGTTGCGCCAGAAGTAGACCAACTTGTATTGGATTGCTGCGCAGCTCCAGGTGGTAAAACAGCTCACATGGCTGAGAAAATGCAGGATCGCGGTCGTATTGTCGCGAATGATGTACATGCTCACAAGCGCCAGCTGATCCTGGATCAGGCGGAGCGTCTCGGTCTGACTTGTATTGATGCTGTAACTGGAGATGCGCTAGACCTGAATGAACGGTATCCGGAAGCGTCGTTTGACCGCATTTTGCTGGATGCACCATGTTCAGGTCTGGGTGTTATTCGCCGCAAGCCTGATGTGAAATGGACCAAAACCGTAAAAGATATCGAAGATATCGCAGGCTTGCAGCGTGAATTGCTTGATCATGTTGCGCCGTTGTTAAAACCAGGTGGTATTCTGGTGTATAGCACGTGTACGATTGAGCCTGCTGAGAATGAGGATATGGTTGCAGACTTCTTGAATCGACATCCGGAATATAGCCCAGCAGAAGCATCCGTCTGGTCTGAATCGGAGACAGCGAACT
- the fmt gene encoding methionyl-tRNA formyltransferase, with protein MNIVFMGTPEFAVPSLDMLIAEGYNVVGVVTQPDKPQGRKKVLTPTPVKAAAERHGLPVFQPVKLRDPEAVARLAEWKPDLIVTAAFGQILPKAVLDMPVRGCVNVHGSLLPKYRGGAPIQRSIINGESVTGVTLMYMAEGLDTGDMISYVQLPITDEDTSGTMFDKLSEAGSRLLLAEMPRLVAGETTAVPQDDAEASYARNLTRDDEKMDWSRTSRELFNQIRGLVPFSGAFTMWDDQVFKVWAAANPDHLNITSSSDAGQAEPGTVLQLNKAGIEVCTGNGSLWLTEVQPAGKKVMQAADFARGGTLKPGTVLR; from the coding sequence TTGAATATTGTTTTTATGGGAACACCTGAATTTGCAGTTCCTTCTCTCGATATGCTGATTGCAGAGGGATACAATGTGGTGGGTGTGGTGACTCAACCTGATAAACCACAGGGGCGCAAAAAAGTACTTACGCCAACACCGGTTAAGGCCGCAGCAGAACGCCACGGTCTGCCGGTGTTTCAGCCTGTTAAACTGCGTGATCCGGAAGCCGTAGCCCGCTTGGCTGAATGGAAGCCGGATCTGATCGTTACCGCGGCATTCGGGCAGATTCTGCCCAAAGCCGTGCTGGATATGCCTGTTCGTGGTTGTGTGAACGTGCATGGCTCTCTTTTGCCGAAATATCGGGGGGGAGCCCCGATCCAACGTTCCATTATTAACGGGGAATCCGTGACAGGAGTCACATTAATGTATATGGCTGAAGGCCTGGATACGGGAGATATGATCTCGTATGTGCAACTGCCGATTACAGATGAAGATACATCAGGAACGATGTTTGACAAACTAAGTGAGGCCGGATCCAGATTGCTACTGGCTGAAATGCCACGATTGGTTGCAGGCGAAACAACGGCTGTCCCTCAGGATGATGCCGAGGCTTCGTATGCTCGCAATCTGACTCGGGATGACGAGAAAATGGACTGGAGTCGCACATCACGCGAATTGTTCAATCAGATCCGTGGTCTTGTGCCATTCTCGGGTGCATTTACGATGTGGGATGATCAGGTCTTCAAAGTCTGGGCGGCCGCCAATCCGGATCATTTGAACATAACCTCTTCTTCGGATGCTGGACAAGCAGAGCCGGGAACGGTGCTGCAGTTGAATAAGGCAGGTATTGAAGTGTGTACAGGCAATGGATCTCTCTGGTTGACTGAGGTGCAACCTGCGGGGAAAAAGGTGATGCAAGCCGCTGACTTTGCCCGTGGCGGTACACTGAAACCTGGAACGGTGCTGCGATGA